From a region of the Acidimicrobiales bacterium genome:
- a CDS encoding prepilin-type N-terminal cleavage/methylation domain-containing protein → MLRSAARLRRRHQTGEGGFTLVEVMVAMLLLAIALTGLAQLAGSQMVASLRTRVRQVAVSYVNQELESLRSMTYTRLAMDPSDNTIPTKSGYTAVYGSAGCAGSSCLSYSKSVNLTNSQVSGTSCSTSSAGSCFSFTETRWVGTANGSYKTVFVTLTSTSGSSFTYSSQTDVSGATTNNPTAVTALEIDLQQVDTSGNVVTDPTTGLAEVPPDGFTVTVLQGATTIASGSSSDGSFGVTSGLSASTAYTCTVTNSGGGSLSTWVAYSAGDSSFTCTTGAAGTTTSYTSRWKQAGCTWDGTTGTGFLTAYVYDSTGSPASGVKVHMTQQQGQTNPPDVTTDATGQAAWNGDGSPKNNVIESGLFDITLSGTGYQTATNLSSTCIWNGQTSQIYLFIAVAPAPKGSGIVTLTVPIENTYPAGTATLAVEAVDTTQTYKFEIQNDINGCGSSCTATSLVLQVYKNFSYTVTVNCVGVGGNTPVPPDGEALYTWNTSNITANTTDPTTGAVKCPTS, encoded by the coding sequence GTGCTCAGGAGTGCGGCGCGGCTGCGGAGGCGCCATCAGACCGGCGAGGGCGGCTTCACCCTGGTCGAGGTCATGGTGGCCATGCTGCTCCTCGCGATCGCCCTGACCGGCCTGGCCCAGCTGGCCGGGTCCCAGATGGTCGCGAGCCTCAGGACCCGCGTCCGGCAGGTGGCCGTCTCCTACGTCAACCAGGAGCTCGAGTCGCTCCGGTCGATGACCTACACCCGGCTGGCGATGGACCCCAGCGACAACACGATCCCGACCAAGAGCGGCTACACCGCCGTCTACGGCTCCGCCGGGTGCGCCGGGAGCAGCTGCCTGAGCTACTCGAAGTCGGTCAACCTGACCAACAGCCAGGTGAGCGGCACCAGCTGTTCGACGTCGTCTGCTGGGTCCTGCTTCTCCTTCACCGAGACCCGCTGGGTCGGCACGGCCAATGGCTCCTACAAGACGGTCTTCGTGACCCTCACGTCCACCTCCGGCTCGAGCTTCACCTACAGCTCCCAGACGGATGTCAGCGGCGCCACGACCAACAATCCGACTGCCGTCACCGCCTTGGAGATCGACCTCCAGCAGGTCGACACGTCGGGGAACGTCGTCACCGACCCGACGACCGGCTTGGCCGAGGTGCCCCCGGACGGCTTCACCGTTACGGTCCTGCAGGGAGCCACGACCATCGCTTCGGGTAGCTCGTCCGACGGCAGCTTCGGCGTAACCAGCGGCCTGTCCGCCAGCACCGCCTACACCTGCACGGTCACCAACTCTGGAGGCGGCTCCCTTTCCACCTGGGTCGCCTATTCGGCCGGTGACTCGTCGTTCACGTGCACGACGGGCGCGGCAGGCACCACCACGAGCTACACCAGCCGCTGGAAGCAAGCGGGCTGCACCTGGGACGGGACCACAGGCACCGGCTTCCTCACCGCGTACGTCTATGACAGCACCGGGAGCCCCGCCAGCGGTGTCAAGGTCCACATGACCCAGCAGCAGGGCCAGACGAACCCTCCCGACGTCACGACCGACGCCACCGGCCAGGCCGCGTGGAACGGGGACGGGAGCCCCAAGAACAACGTCATCGAGTCCGGACTGTTCGACATCACGCTGTCGGGAACTGGATACCAGACGGCCACCAACCTGAGCTCGACGTGCATCTGGAACGGGCAGACCTCGCAGATCTATCTGTTCATAGCCGTCGCCCCGGCGCCCAAGGGATCGGGCATCGTCACCCTGACTGTGCCCATCGAGAACACGTATCCCGCCGGGACGGCCACCCTGGCCGTGGAGGCCGTCGACACCACCCAAACCTACAAGTTCGAGATCCAAAACGATATCAATGGCTGCGGGTCGAGCTGCACGGCGACAAGTCTCGTTCTTCAGGTCTACAAGAACTTCAGCTACACGGTCACTGTCAACTGCGTAGGTGTCGGAGGCAATACGCCTGTGCCTCCCGACGGCGAAGCCCTGTACACCTGGAACACCTCGAACATCACGGCCAATACGACGGATCCGACCACCGGAGCGGTGAAGTGTCCGACGTCATGA
- a CDS encoding PH domain-containing protein, which translates to MPDCPSALRSRRLFTLPQRFVYLVAGLVIASGLVIHALVVDSGLVAAAVQGALVLGATLVGPAAMYVHAGQDGVTIRNLLRTHWVPWGDVRGFTLDDRFPYLAYLDVADGREVPLLAIADDPLFTRAAAHDRNIAMIEGLNLMWREEVVRATTGVLPAPVATAAAATTNA; encoded by the coding sequence ATGCCCGACTGCCCCTCAGCCCTTCGGTCCCGGCGCCTGTTCACGCTGCCCCAGCGCTTCGTCTACCTCGTGGCGGGCCTGGTGATCGCCAGCGGGCTGGTGATCCACGCCCTGGTGGTCGACTCCGGCCTGGTCGCGGCGGCGGTGCAGGGCGCCCTGGTCCTCGGGGCCACCCTGGTGGGGCCGGCGGCCATGTACGTCCACGCCGGCCAGGACGGGGTGACCATCCGCAACCTGCTGCGGACCCATTGGGTCCCGTGGGGCGACGTGCGGGGATTCACCCTCGACGACCGCTTCCCGTACCTCGCCTACCTGGATGTGGCCGACGGGCGGGAGGTGCCCCTCCTGGCCATCGCCGACGATCCCCTGTTCACCCGGGCGGCGGCCCACGACCGCAACATCGCCATGATCGAGGGCCTCAACCTCATGTGGCGGGAAGAGGTCGTGCGGGCCACGACCGGGGTCCTGCCGGCGCCCGTTGCAACGGCGGCGGCCGCCACCACCAACGCCTGA